AAAGATTGCTATCCCACATTTCTCCGGGAAATATGCAGAATGGACGAGCTTTCGAGACCTGTTTTTGTCACTGGTACATAGTAACCCTACATTGGATGATGTTCAACgcttacattatttaaaatgtcaaCTCACTGGAGAAGCGGAACAGTTCTTGCGACACATACCAATAACTGCAGAAAATTATAAGTTATGTTGGAAACAGCTTGAGGATCGGTACAGCAACAAAAAGTATCTTGCCAATTGTATCTTAAAGAAATTTATGAATCAAAAAACTGTAACAACTGAATCAGCTACAGCGTTACGCGAAATTTTAGATACTACTAATGAATGTATGTTTGCacttaaaaatttgtcaatagATGTAAGTACTTGGGACactattgttatttatgttgTAAGTCTAAAATTAGATTCCGAGTCCCGTAAGCAATGGGAACTGCAAAGtagtaaaaattgtaatttattaccaacatataaagaatttatagaatttttagAAATCCGTTCACGTTCATTAGAATTTATTGATCCTAAGGTAGCTAACACGTTCGCGGACAGTAACGAACACAGGCGTCTATACAGCTAAAAGTGTTACGACAGTACGTCTGTCGACGTATCAGTTTTTACTTGCATAAAATCAGTACGCCACACGCCGTGCGATTTTTCATACTATCATAAAGAACGGCATGTTGTACTGTCTTGACAGGTATAATTACGACTTTTGTACTGTCactgtattatttacaaaaattcgTCAAAGGAAGGTACTTCCACGCacacattcatatttttataccccTCTCCCGCGAACACTACGCCCGTGGGCGCCATGTTTGCATATGGTTATTCGAGTACTGCGCCGCTGCGGTGATCCCGCGTGTCGCTGCATGTTTTCGCGCGCAATTGTTATTTAGAAAGTGAGTATTTTGTTTCCAAcgtaatttaattgttttactcATACTGGATATACTAATTCAAGTCTAGTTGCTTTTGTAAACAACATATTTATGTTGTGAACACGATTTTGTTTAACTAAATTTGTAACGAATATTTTTGCAGATGGCGTCTCGAGACTCGTTCgaaaaagaacaaaaacgtCTTCAAGACCTGTTTGATGCAGCGTCTACCCCTGAATCGAGTCAAGACCCATTTGGGTGACTATGAATCTGATGCTGAGTGCTTACGACGTTTACGCCTATATCCGTTCTGTCATATCATATGGTTTTTTAACCATGTGTTGTTACACTACGCCCCTGGGCAATGTATGAAAAAAAGTAGTGTCTCATTAGCTTCAACCTGTAAGATTGCACTGTCCGCGAACGTGCTAAACAAAATAGTCAACAATATAGAAGTAATGTTACTCCGAAAGCGTttcatatttcaaatttaaaatgtatttattgttctGATGATCATCATTTGCGAAATTGTAAAAGTTTTTCAAGAGAAATAACTGATACTCGACGGAATTTTGTCCAATCACAAAatctttgttttaattgtcTTGGTGCAGGTCACAATGTGTATTCGTGTCGCCAGTCTTCCAGGTGTCGTATTTGCAAGAAGAAACATCATTCTTTACTACATCCCAAAAATGTATCGCTTCCGTCGGAGCCTCCAATGCGTGAGGCAGAACCAGATGCTAAGGAAGCAACAGCATCTACATCAAcacaagtaaaaaatattaataatatcagaGCCTGCTTTTCACGTTTCAGTGGACAAGTTTTACTTGCCACCGCATTAGTTAATGCCAGGTCACACACAGGCTCATTGATCACGTTAAGATGTCTCATTGATCAAGGATCACAGGCTTCATTTTTGACTGAAGCCGCTGTTCAACTTCTTGGGCTAAGAAAGATTCCACACAAAAGCTCCATTATTGGTTTGGGTAGTGACCACTCAAGTTCTGTTGCCTCTAAAGCGAGGATAGAAATTGAGATTGAATCACGCCATTGCAACTTTAAAATTTGCGTCCAAGCTTTTGTGCTCAATAAGCTCACCTCAGTACTTCCGGAAAGGAATGCTGTTGTTAATCTTAGTCCTGAAGTATCTAAATTAGTTTTAGCAGATCCTTTCTTTGCAACACCAAACAAAATTGACATGCTCCTTGGAGCAGATGTTTATGGTCAGATTTTGCTTGAAGGTCTGATCAAGAATTCACCCAGTGCATTAATCGCGCAAAATACACAGCTGGGTTGGATTCTATCGGGTCCAATTCAATCCAGATCGAGCTCCAGCACTATTTGGTGCAATCATATTCATCAAAATGATGAATACGAACTTATGAAGAAGTTTTGGGAGCTTGAATCGGATCAATTTGCCTCTGATAAATCACTTCTTACGGAGGAAGAAATTAAATGTGAGAATATATACTCATCAACTACTAGGAGAGATAGTTCAGGACGCTATATAGTACATTTACCATTTCGAACCGATGATCCAAATTGCAAATATGGTAATTCAAAGGCTAttgcaataaaacaatttaatcgGCTTGAGAatcgtttattaaaaaatcctaAGCTTAAGGCTGAGTATGCTGCTGTCAtagaagaatataaaaatttaggtCACGTGGAAACTGTGCCATCACATGAAGAAGATTTGGCTGATGCTGTATACTTACCTCACCATGCAGTGATCCGAGAGGATAAGGATACAACTAAAGTCCGAGTTGTCTTCAACGCTTCTTGTTCAGGAACCAATGGAATCACATTGAATGACGAACTTATGGTAGGCCCATCACTACAACCTGACTTACGTCACATTATAATGCGTTGGCGTCAATATCCAATTTGTCTTGTCGCtgacattataaaaatgtatagacAGGTGAAAATATCTgaattacatacaaattttcaaCGTTTTGTGTGGCGTGAAGATCCAGATCAAAGACTGCAGCATCTGCGCCTCTTACGAGTTACTTTTGGTACGGCTTCAGCACCTTATCTCGCTGTGAAATCATTACAGCAAGTTGCACACGACGATGGGGTGAAGTATCCGCTGGCTGCTGAAAGGGTACTTCGTGAATTTTACATGGACGATTTTATGTCGGGTTGTTTTTCTGTGGAAGAAGGCAAGCAAATTTATAAGGAAATAACACAACTTCTACAAGGAGGTGGATTTGTCTTGCAAAAATGGAGCAGTAATAGCGAAGAAATACTTAAAGAAATTAACGAAGATGTTGAAGATCAAGCAGAAAACctgaaactaaaaatagatgaaatcatgaaaatttTAGGACTTACCTGGAACAGAAGAACCGATGAATTTGAATACGTAGTAAAACTTCCACAACTCTCTCcttctgtaataaaaagaaaagttaTTTCAGAAATTTCTCGATTATTTGATCCTGTTGGTTGGCTTGCGCCAGTAATAATTTCAGCCAAAGTTTTTATACAGAAATTATGGCTCTCGGGAATTGAGTGGGATGATGAACTTCCTCCACAATTACTGAAGGACTGGCTCAAGTGTAGAAGTGAATTAGATACACTTACCAAATTTAGTATCCCACGCTGGATCAACATCaataatgatgataaagttcGCGAATTGCATGGCTTCTGCGATGCTTCAAATGTTGCATTTGCGGCAGTTGTGTACTTGCGAGTAGTTAATTCCAATGGGGAAATTAATGTTGCATTAATTGCTTCCAAAACAAAGGTAGCGCCCATTAAACAAGTTTCGATTCCGAGATTGGAACTTTGTGGAGCTGTACTACTCACAAGACTGCTACTTGAAGTGTCTCAAGTCATGGGTATG
The Colias croceus chromosome 18, ilColCroc2.1 genome window above contains:
- the LOC123699993 gene encoding uncharacterized protein LOC123699993 is translated as MESYIKVQNNIYDRITKARSNFKKSPKERLANDAYLSTRLDALEELWSQFLQTHTQIIQVSESDKLNATTYVKADTYGNCEEQYIDYKYELREDRANLTVKSSTVHHAPDGSTTSTDSNQQGFKLPKIAIPHFSGKYAEWTSFRDLFLSLVHSNPTLDDVQRLHYLKCQLTGEAEQFLRHIPITAENYKLCWKQLEDRYSNKKYLANCILKKFMNQKTVTTESATALREILDTTNECMFALKNLSIDVSTWDTIVIYVVSLKLDSESRKQWELQSSKNCNLLPTYKEFIEFLEIRSRSLEFIDPKVANTFADSNEHRRLYS
- the LOC123699892 gene encoding uncharacterized protein LOC123699892, which codes for MREAEPDAKEATASTSTQVKNINNIRACFSRFSGQVLLATALVNARSHTGSLITLRCLIDQGSQASFLTEAAVQLLGLRKIPHKSSIIGLGSDHSSSVASKARIEIEIESRHCNFKICVQAFVLNKLTSVLPERNAVVNLSPEVSKLVLADPFFATPNKIDMLLGADVYGQILLEGLIKNSPSALIAQNTQLGWILSGPIQSRSSSSTIWCNHIHQNDEYELMKKFWELESDQFASDKSLLTEEEIKCENIYSSTTRRDSSGRYIVHLPFRTDDPNCKYGNSKAIAIKQFNRLENRLLKNPKLKAEYAAVIEEYKNLGHVETVPSHEEDLADAVYLPHHAVIREDKDTTKVRVVFNASCSGTNGITLNDELMVGPSLQPDLRHIIMRWRQYPICLVADIIKMYRQVKISELHTNFQRFVWREDPDQRLQHLRLLRVTFGTASAPYLAVKSLQQVAHDDGVKYPLAAERVLREFYMDDFMSGCFSVEEGKQIYKEITQLLQGGGFVLQKWSSNSEEILKEINEDVEDQAENLKLKIDEIMKILGLTWNRRTDEFEYVVKLPQLSPSVIKRKVISEISRLFDPVGWLAPVIISAKVFIQKLWLSGIEWDDELPPQLLKDWLKCRSELDTLTKFSIPRWININNDDKVRELHGFCDASNVAFAAVVYLRVVNSNGEINVALIASKTKVAPIKQVSIPRLELCGAVLLTRLLLEVSQVMGMEKSSIHAWTDSQIVLAWLQGQPSRWKTFVANRVSEIITSLEPQQWQHVSTKDNPADCASRGSTQWDVQLWKEGPKWLQEKDINFTRGQIEDTHLEERKMKICLII